One window from the genome of Rariglobus hedericola encodes:
- a CDS encoding phosphate ABC transporter substrate-binding protein, producing the protein MKKSFVILAALVAAASVQAQKLVIKGSDTLGAKLVPMLSEEYKASHPGVSFEIAAEGSTTGIAAITDGTAAIGMSSRRAKSTEVSAAAAKGVAMKPTIVCYDGMAVIVNENNPITTLTKRQVEQIFTGDVTDWSAVGGKPGKFSLYTRNTSSGTYSDWKDLAMKKRDYASTSQKMAGNEQIAAEIGKNANGIGYVGVAYIHAPGVKVIPIEGHLPTKEEVLSKKYPYARPNFYYTNGEPSGEAAKFIEFTHSEAGQKIVEKVGFIPVK; encoded by the coding sequence ATGAAAAAATCATTCGTCATTCTCGCCGCCCTGGTCGCCGCCGCTTCCGTGCAGGCCCAGAAGCTCGTCATCAAGGGCTCCGATACCCTCGGTGCAAAATTGGTGCCCATGCTCTCCGAAGAGTATAAGGCCAGCCACCCCGGCGTCTCGTTCGAAATCGCCGCTGAAGGTTCCACCACCGGCATCGCCGCCATCACCGACGGCACCGCCGCCATCGGCATGTCGTCCCGCCGCGCCAAGTCCACCGAGGTCTCCGCCGCCGCCGCCAAGGGCGTCGCCATGAAGCCCACGATCGTCTGCTACGACGGCATGGCTGTCATCGTGAACGAGAACAATCCCATCACCACGCTCACCAAGCGCCAGGTTGAACAGATCTTCACCGGCGACGTCACCGATTGGTCCGCTGTCGGCGGCAAGCCCGGCAAGTTCTCGCTCTACACCCGCAACACCTCCTCCGGCACCTACTCGGACTGGAAGGACCTCGCCATGAAGAAGCGCGACTACGCCTCCACCTCCCAGAAGATGGCCGGCAACGAGCAGATCGCCGCTGAAATCGGCAAGAATGCCAACGGCATCGGCTACGTCGGCGTCGCCTACATCCACGCTCCCGGCGTGAAGGTGATCCCGATCGAAGGCCACCTGCCCACCAAGGAAGAGGTTCTCTCCAAGAAGTATCCCTACGCCCGTCCGAACTTCTACTACACCAACGGCGAACCCTCCGGCGAAGCCGCGAAGTTCATCGAGTTCACGCACAGCGAAGCCGGTCAAAAGATCGTCGAGAAGGTCGGGTTCATCCCGGTCAAGTAA